A genomic stretch from Danaus plexippus unplaced genomic scaffold, MEX_DaPlex mxdp_49, whole genome shotgun sequence includes:
- the LOC133320707 gene encoding uncharacterized protein LOC133320707 has protein sequence MPKKYMSDYDNVTTRTKDNKDQIITTSNVSMQEVRDVVREELKVVFDIYRKDMLEQIENKFQKVLDNMAAINTSIEFLERKYEDVKPEIDLKFESIKNLEQENNRLRTDVNDLQSRLSLMEQQSRACNVEVQCVPEFKNENLITTLNQIASVIKCELDKKDVITCTRVEKLNKDSPRPRSILVKFSTPRVRDTFLAASMEFNRKAKTISNKLNTSHLGIGGDKRPVYICEHLAPAVKALHAEARLYSKKLGYRFVWTKNGRIFMRKSDKSEYVYVKNREVLKNLK, from the coding sequence AtgcctaaaaaatatatgtcagaTTATGACAATGTTACTACCAGAACTAAAGACAATAAAGACCAAATTATTACTACATCAAATGTCTCGATGCAGGAAGTCCGCGACGTCGTGCGAGAGGAGCTCAAAGTCGTATTCGACATATATAGAAAAGACATGTTGGAgcaaattgaaaacaaattccAAAAAGTGCTAGATAATATGGCGGCAATTAATACTTCTATTGAATTCCTGGAACGTAAATATGAGGACGTTAAGCCAGAAATAGATCTCAAAtttgaaagtataaaaaatctagAACAAGAAAATAACCGTCTTCGAACTGACGTGAACGACTTGCAATCGCGACTATCACTGATGGAACAGCAATCTCGGGCCTGTAACGTTGAGGTGCAGTGCGTACCGGAATTCAAAAATGAGAACCTAATTACTACGTTAAACCAAATAGCATCGGTAATTAAATGCGAATTAGACAAAAAAGACGTTATAACGTGTACTCGAGtcgagaaattaaataaagattcacCCCGTCCAAGGTCTATTTTGGTGAAGTTCAGCACTCCGCGTGTCCGGGATACTTTCCTTGCTGCGTCGATGGAGTTTAATAGGAAAGCTAAAACAATttccaataaattaaacacaagTCATTTGGGAATCGGAGGTGATAAGAGGCCTGTGTACATATGCGAGCATCTAGCGCCGGCGGTTAAAGCGCTCCACGCTGAAGCAAGACTGTATTCCAAAAAACTTGGATACCGCTTCGTATGGACAAAAAATGGCCGAATCTTTATGCGAAAGTCGGACAAGTCGGAATacgtatatgttaaaaatcgTGAAGTTCTTAAGAATCTCAAATAg